The DNA region ATCGCCGTCCTTGATTCAGATCAGGATTATTTTTTGAGTTTTACAGGTAGCGGTTGGGAGGTAGTTTCAGAAAATATTTTTATTGACGGGGTTTTTGAGAGAAAGTTTATTTTGGAAGATGTTAATCGTGACTCTGACGGTCGAGTCGTTGAATCGCCGAGCGGTACGCTTGATGCTGGCACCAAAAAATTAACCGCTTATGTTTCTTGGCAGAAAAGTAGTGCCACTACCACGCGTTCTATTACAACGTATCTATCAGATATATGAAAACAGGTCTCAAAAAAACAAAATCTGGTTTTTCTCTAATTGAGATGGTGATATATATTGCTATTATGGCTTTGATTTTGGTTGTTGTCGTCAATACTCTTTCAGTGATGATTTTGTCTCAAAAAAAGATAAAAAATCACAGAGTTATAGAACATTCATCTTCGGTGGCCTTAGAACGTTTGACTCGAGAGATAAAGAGTTCCAAGAGAATCGACTTTGACCAAAGCGTGTTTGGTTCTAATCCCGGCCGGCTCGTACTTGAAGTCGAAAATCTGATTGGTGAATCAAGAGAGATTGAGTTTTTTGTCGAGGACAGTATTTTAAAATTTAGAGATGGTGAATTAGTCGCGCCGCTAATTGATTCGCGAGCTACAATTGGAAGTTTTCTGCTCTATAGCTTGTCGGAAGACGGTGCGCAGGCCGTCCGGATTGCTCTGACAATAGAAGCTGGCTCTGGTGA from Candidatus Paceibacterota bacterium includes:
- a CDS encoding prepilin-type N-terminal cleavage/methylation domain-containing protein, with the translated sequence MKNRNNRGLTVVELLVAVAIITVFITSIAYSYSAILRLAFNNTLSIKAAFLLEDTVEAVKFLKRVSWQNNIAVLDSDQDYFLSFTGSGWEVVSENIFIDGVFERKFILEDVNRDSDGRVVESPSGTLDAGTKKLTAYVSWQKSSATTTRSITTYLSDI
- a CDS encoding prepilin-type N-terminal cleavage/methylation domain-containing protein, which translates into the protein MKTGLKKTKSGFSLIEMVIYIAIMALILVVVVNTLSVMILSQKKIKNHRVIEHSSSVALERLTREIKSSKRIDFDQSVFGSNPGRLVLEVENLIGESREIEFFVEDSILKFRDGELVAPLIDSRATIGSFLLYSLSEDGAQAVRIALTIEAGSGEFAKTETFYASALMRN